In a genomic window of Candidatus Flexicrinis proximus:
- a CDS encoding response regulator yields MSPEPGPAQPQKRILIADDELLNRELLYRMLRSAAEVSEAATGRQALDMIENEHFDLVLLDVLMPGLTGIEVLKMIRAMPQTANLPVIMISEFTRDDEVVRGLEIDDADYLLKPIDLDALLARVETYLSRRE; encoded by the coding sequence ATGTCGCCTGAACCTGGTCCAGCCCAGCCGCAAAAGCGGATACTGATTGCGGACGACGAGCTCTTAAATCGCGAGCTTTTGTACCGTATGCTGCGGTCAGCCGCGGAGGTCAGCGAAGCCGCGACGGGACGCCAAGCGCTCGACATGATTGAAAACGAACACTTCGACCTGGTGCTGCTGGATGTGCTGATGCCAGGGCTGACCGGGATCGAAGTCCTCAAGATGATCCGCGCGATGCCGCAGACGGCGAACCTACCCGTGATCATGATTTCGGAGTTCACGCGGGACGACGAAGTGGTGCGCGGCCTGGAGATTGACGACGCGGACTACCTCCTAAAGCCAATTGATCTGGACGCGCTGCTGGCACGGGTAGAGACTTATCTCAGCCGCCGCGAGTAG